The following is a genomic window from Prevotella nigrescens.
TTCTAATAAAACAACACAATATGAGTAAGGTATATACAAAGACTGGCGATAAAGGAATAACCAGTTTGATTGGAGGAACGAAAGTGAAGAAGAGCGATATTCGTATTAATTCTTATGGAACAGTAGACGAATTAAACTCTTTCATAGGGCTACTTGTTACCTATATTGAGGAGCAAGAAACCATAGACCTGTTGACAGAAATGCAAAACGTCCTGTTTAATATAGGTTGCAATCTGGCTATGGGCGACAATTTTAAAAAGGAGCTAAAAGAATCGGTTGTAACCAATAAACTCATTGAAAATGTTGAAAAAGCCATCGACAGAATGCAGGCAGCGATTCCCGAACTTAAAAGTTTCGTTATACCTGGTGGTAGTCGTTCTGCAGCAATTGCTCATGTTTGCCGTACAGTTTGCAGACGTGCCGAACGATTAATTATAGCTTTAGACGAAACTTCGGAAGTAGACAAGAACCTGCTGGCATATATAAACCGACTGTCAGACTACTTTTTTATTCTTTCGCGTTATTTAAACAATATCGAAAAAGTTGCCGAAAAAATATGGCAAAAC
Proteins encoded in this region:
- a CDS encoding cob(I)yrinic acid a,c-diamide adenosyltransferase, whose translation is MSKVYTKTGDKGITSLIGGTKVKKSDIRINSYGTVDELNSFIGLLVTYIEEQETIDLLTEMQNVLFNIGCNLAMGDNFKKELKESVVTNKLIENVEKAIDRMQAAIPELKSFVIPGGSRSAAIAHVCRTVCRRAERLIIALDETSEVDKNLLAYINRLSDYFFILSRYLNNIEKVAEKIWQNPCK